One genomic region from Flavobacteriales bacterium encodes:
- a CDS encoding class I SAM-dependent rRNA methyltransferase, giving the protein MKTIILNKGKESSLLRKHRWVFSGAIAKTSAKPENGELVSVEDSSGNYIGAGHYHNGSIAVRILTFEKERIDQTFWNVRFQEAFAVRKGLGLLSKETNCFRLIHAEGDGLPGCVVDIYNDCAVVQSHTDGMANCAKEITKALENIKGLKLNSIYHRNLASKTHAFLKGKKEETEVLENGLKFKVNWVNGQKTGFFIDQRDNRALVGQYAKGKKVLNTFCYTGGFSVYALANGAKQVTSVDISQPAIDLAAENATINGFDKNHEAICEDAFKFVEKADGYDMIILDPPAFAKSIKARHRAVQGYKRLNETALKVIAPNSLLFTFSCSQVVNPQMFESAVLAAAINAGRNVRVLKRLGHAVDHPVNIYHPEGEYLKGLMLHVS; this is encoded by the coding sequence ATGAAAACGATCATTCTAAACAAAGGCAAAGAGAGTTCATTACTGAGAAAGCACCGTTGGGTGTTTTCGGGAGCCATTGCCAAAACTTCTGCAAAGCCTGAAAATGGCGAGTTGGTAAGCGTAGAGGATTCCTCCGGAAATTACATTGGCGCAGGCCATTACCATAATGGTTCTATTGCGGTACGCATACTCACTTTTGAGAAGGAACGCATTGACCAGACCTTCTGGAACGTACGTTTTCAGGAAGCATTTGCGGTTCGCAAGGGCTTGGGTTTGCTCTCAAAGGAAACCAACTGTTTCCGCCTCATTCATGCCGAGGGCGATGGACTGCCTGGTTGTGTGGTAGATATTTACAATGATTGCGCGGTGGTGCAAAGTCACACCGATGGCATGGCCAATTGCGCCAAAGAGATCACCAAAGCCTTAGAGAACATCAAAGGATTGAAGTTGAATTCCATCTATCATCGGAACTTGGCTTCCAAAACACATGCATTCCTGAAAGGAAAGAAGGAAGAAACCGAAGTGTTGGAGAATGGCCTTAAGTTCAAAGTGAACTGGGTGAACGGACAGAAGACTGGCTTTTTCATTGATCAACGGGATAACCGTGCATTGGTTGGGCAATACGCAAAAGGCAAAAAGGTGTTGAATACCTTCTGCTACACAGGAGGTTTCTCGGTCTATGCCTTGGCCAATGGAGCGAAGCAGGTAACATCCGTAGATATTTCCCAACCTGCTATTGATCTGGCTGCTGAGAATGCCACCATCAACGGCTTTGACAAGAACCATGAGGCTATTTGCGAAGATGCTTTCAAGTTTGTGGAGAAAGCCGATGGTTACGACATGATCATCCTCGATCCACCTGCATTTGCCAAATCGATAAAAGCCAGACATCGTGCTGTGCAGGGCTACAAGCGCCTGAATGAGACGGCTTTGAAAGTGATTGCCCCAAATAGTCTGCTGTTCACGTTTTCGTGCTCGCAGGTGGTCAATCCGCAGATGTTTGAAAGTGCGGTGCTTGCTGCTGCCATCAACGCTGGCAGAAACGTTCGTGTGCTCAAACGATTGGGCCATGCGGTCGATCATCCCGTGAACATTTATCATCCAGAAGGAGAATATCTGAAAGGCTTGATGTTGCATGTTTCCTAG
- a CDS encoding VOC family protein encodes MEDQKDQTESASTIDTTPRVTGIGGIFFFSDNPKETREWYAKNLGLKINDWGSSSFESRSLERPEEINTLEWNPFKKGSDYFAPSEKEFMINYRVQHLEALLEKLKENGVTIVDSIATYDYGKFVHIMDADGNKIELWEPVASEESH; translated from the coding sequence ATGGAAGACCAAAAGGATCAAACTGAAAGCGCTTCAACCATAGACACCACGCCAAGAGTGACGGGCATTGGTGGTATTTTCTTCTTTTCAGATAATCCGAAGGAAACGAGAGAATGGTATGCCAAGAATTTGGGCCTTAAGATCAACGATTGGGGTTCATCGAGTTTTGAATCGAGAAGTCTTGAACGACCTGAAGAGATCAATACCCTTGAATGGAATCCTTTCAAGAAAGGCAGCGATTATTTTGCGCCATCCGAAAAAGAGTTCATGATCAACTACCGTGTGCAGCATTTGGAAGCACTCTTGGAAAAACTCAAAGAAAACGGTGTGACCATTGTAGACAGTATTGCTACGTACGACTATGGCAAATTTGTGCACATTATGGATGCAGATGGCAATAAGATAGAACTTTGGGAACCAGTGGCTAGCGAAGAAAGCCACTGA
- a CDS encoding DNA-3-methyladenine glycosylase, with amino-acid sequence MKKLPTHFYDREDVVLIAQELIGKVLCTNVDGIVTKGIITETEAYAGVVDKASHAFGGKRTDRTEIMFGKPGISYVYLCYGVHSLFNVVTNKKDIPHAVLVRGIHPLEGIEAIVARRKTKEPLHRIADGPGKLSKALGIEFRQHNNLELSGDSVWIEDHGIAVNPNEVTIGPRIGVDYAGEDALLPYRFLWKRAN; translated from the coding sequence ATGAAAAAACTGCCTACCCATTTTTACGACCGGGAAGATGTGGTGCTGATTGCTCAGGAACTCATCGGCAAAGTGCTTTGCACCAACGTTGACGGCATAGTCACAAAAGGAATCATTACCGAAACGGAAGCTTATGCGGGTGTGGTAGACAAAGCTTCGCATGCCTTTGGTGGCAAACGCACCGATCGCACCGAAATCATGTTCGGAAAACCAGGCATCTCGTATGTTTATCTATGCTATGGAGTGCATTCGCTGTTCAATGTAGTGACGAACAAAAAAGACATTCCACACGCAGTGCTCGTTCGTGGAATCCATCCTTTGGAAGGAATTGAAGCAATCGTAGCACGAAGAAAAACGAAAGAACCCTTGCACCGAATTGCCGATGGGCCGGGTAAATTGAGTAAGGCCTTAGGCATCGAATTCCGTCAGCACAATAACCTCGAACTTTCGGGAGATTCCGTTTGGATAGAAGACCATGGCATCGCGGTCAACCCGAATGAAGTTACCATTGGACCTCGCATTGGGGTTGACTACGCAGGCGAAGATGCCCTTCTGCCCTATCGCTTTCTATGGAAACGTGCTAACTGA
- a CDS encoding MATE family efflux transporter codes for MNDTISYRNIWRISYPLILGFVAVTIINVTDTAFLGRVSEVAIGASGLGGIYVLIMLMAAFGLGIGAQIIMARFHGEEKPEKIGPVFDHLMYMLLAMAGGMIVFHFFFAEEILSRIIASEAILKSTLAYTNIRVIGLIPAAIVVGYRCFLTGVSDTRAISYAAGIMAAFNFVFNYLFVFGNWGFPRMEIEGAGYASVLSETFSLLYLIGWVRRKRLGVQFNCFHFPKPNFKQIRSIMRIATPVMVQHIVSIGSWMTFFLIIEGMGERELAISNVVRSGYSVLMIPLIGIGQGTQTLVSKLIGQGGTHLVWTLIKRLILLTVASSVVLMLLNLINPRLLLSVFTNDATLITDSIPVVHVISISIVLFAVAMILLSVVSGTGNTLMTLLIEMSTLIIYLNFTYRMVHQWHQPLNMVWTSEIVYFSFMGLFSALYLWSGKWKNAKVHE; via the coding sequence TTGAACGACACGATTTCATATCGTAACATCTGGCGCATCTCCTACCCGCTCATCCTCGGGTTTGTGGCGGTGACGATAATCAATGTGACCGATACTGCCTTCTTGGGAAGAGTGAGCGAAGTAGCCATCGGTGCGTCTGGACTTGGCGGCATCTATGTACTCATTATGCTAATGGCTGCATTCGGACTGGGAATTGGCGCGCAGATCATCATGGCGCGCTTTCATGGTGAAGAAAAGCCAGAGAAGATCGGACCTGTTTTCGACCATTTGATGTACATGCTTTTAGCCATGGCTGGAGGCATGATCGTCTTCCATTTCTTCTTTGCCGAGGAGATCTTGTCGCGAATCATCGCATCGGAAGCCATTCTTAAAAGTACGCTTGCTTACACCAACATCCGCGTTATTGGATTGATTCCTGCCGCCATTGTGGTGGGCTATCGCTGTTTCCTTACGGGAGTGAGCGACACACGCGCCATCTCCTACGCTGCAGGAATCATGGCGGCATTCAATTTCGTTTTCAACTACCTCTTTGTATTCGGGAATTGGGGCTTTCCGCGTATGGAGATTGAAGGAGCGGGCTACGCCTCAGTACTGTCGGAAACCTTCAGCTTGCTTTATCTCATTGGTTGGGTTCGCAGAAAGCGATTGGGCGTTCAGTTCAACTGCTTTCATTTCCCGAAACCGAATTTCAAACAGATTAGATCCATCATGCGGATTGCCACGCCTGTAATGGTGCAGCATATCGTTTCCATCGGTTCTTGGATGACGTTCTTTCTCATCATCGAAGGCATGGGCGAGCGCGAACTGGCAATCTCAAATGTTGTGAGAAGTGGCTATTCAGTACTGATGATTCCGTTGATCGGTATTGGCCAAGGAACACAGACCTTGGTAAGTAAACTCATTGGCCAAGGTGGAACGCACTTGGTTTGGACACTCATCAAGCGCCTGATACTGCTGACCGTGGCCTCATCTGTCGTATTGATGCTGCTCAACCTGATCAACCCGCGCTTATTGCTTTCTGTGTTCACGAACGATGCCACGCTGATCACAGATTCGATTCCAGTAGTTCACGTTATATCCATTTCCATTGTGCTTTTTGCGGTAGCAATGATTCTCCTATCCGTTGTTTCTGGAACAGGAAATACGCTGATGACGCTGCTTATTGAAATGAGTACGCTTATCATTTACCTCAATTTCACCTACAGAATGGTGCATCAGTGGCATCAACCATTAAATATGGTTTGGACTTCAGAGATCGTTTATTTCTCCTTTATGGGACTATTTTCCGCGCTCTATCTTTGGAGCGGAAAATGGAAAAATGCGAAGGTTCACGAATAA
- the fmt gene encoding methionyl-tRNA formyltransferase — protein MNKERIIFMGTPDFAVATLKALLDADANVVGVITAPDRPAGRGMKLQPSAVKQFAVENGLPVLQPTNLKSEEFLNELKELKATLQVVVAFRMLPEVVWNMPEKGTFNLHASLLPQYRGAAPINWAVINGEKESGVTTFFLQHQIDTGNIIFQVKVAIAENETAGELHDKLMTVGAKLVVRTLEAIESGNAPSIPQTTIVGELKEAPKLFKETCKINWNKNVDEVFNLIRGLSPYPTAYTTLTSGDEEIGMKVFETRKTEKKEKGENGFIASENQSMFIKCADGWLEILELQMAGKKRMSTGDFLRGFDVTNYRCS, from the coding sequence ATGAATAAAGAAAGAATCATTTTTATGGGTACGCCCGATTTTGCTGTGGCAACGCTGAAAGCACTGTTGGATGCTGATGCTAATGTCGTGGGCGTCATCACAGCTCCCGATAGGCCAGCGGGGCGTGGCATGAAATTGCAACCATCGGCTGTAAAACAGTTTGCCGTTGAAAATGGTTTGCCCGTCCTCCAGCCAACCAACCTGAAGTCAGAAGAGTTTCTCAACGAATTGAAAGAACTGAAAGCTACGCTCCAAGTTGTGGTTGCATTCCGTATGCTGCCAGAAGTGGTTTGGAACATGCCAGAGAAAGGAACTTTCAATCTGCACGCTTCGCTCCTACCACAGTACCGCGGTGCCGCGCCAATCAATTGGGCCGTCATCAATGGCGAAAAGGAATCGGGTGTGACCACCTTTTTCCTGCAACATCAGATTGATACTGGAAACATCATTTTTCAGGTGAAAGTTGCCATTGCAGAGAACGAAACCGCTGGCGAACTGCATGATAAATTGATGACTGTTGGCGCCAAATTGGTAGTTAGAACACTTGAAGCGATAGAAAGTGGAAACGCACCTTCCATTCCTCAGACTACCATTGTTGGCGAACTGAAGGAAGCTCCAAAGCTGTTCAAAGAAACCTGCAAAATCAATTGGAATAAGAACGTAGATGAAGTTTTCAACCTGATCCGAGGCCTATCGCCCTACCCGACTGCTTACACAACACTTACTTCAGGCGATGAAGAAATTGGAATGAAGGTCTTTGAAACACGGAAAACGGAAAAAAAGGAAAAAGGCGAAAACGGATTCATCGCTAGTGAAAATCAATCCATGTTCATCAAATGTGCTGACGGCTGGTTGGAAATTCTAGAACTTCAAATGGCAGGAAAGAAACGCATGTCGACAGGAGATTTCTTGCGTGGATTTGACGTCACCAACTACCGCTGCAGCTAG